The proteins below come from a single Natranaerofaba carboxydovora genomic window:
- a CDS encoding HD-GYP domain-containing protein, translating to MGGEILNNLKSVSPFLDIICYHHERWDGKGYPEGLKGKEVPIEARILSVADSIDAMFSNRPYRKGMITEDVKNVLDQNKGKQWDEKLIGLVLDNNLLDYALKLQKYKNLNEVIYKEDLFNF from the coding sequence ATTGGGGGCGAAATTTTGAATAACCTGAAGTCAGTATCACCTTTCTTAGACATTATATGCTATCACCATGAAAGATGGGATGGAAAAGGTTATCCTGAAGGACTAAAAGGAAAAGAAGTTCCTATCGAGGCAAGGATATTAAGTGTAGCTGACAGTATAGATGCCATGTTTAGCAATAGACCTTATAGAAAAGGAATGATAACAGAAGATGTTAAAAATGTTTTAGATCAAAATAAAGGAAAACAATGGGACGAAAAATTAATTGGGCTAGTATTAGACAATAATTTATTAGATTATGCTTTGAAACTTCAAAAATATAAGAATTTGAATGAAGTTATTTATAAGGAAGATTTGTTTAATTTTTAA
- a CDS encoding methyl-accepting chemotaxis protein, whose translation MLDNVSRTNEEAIENMETVITFLESEIDHLAWANGLGIATFVHEEKFQGELDPTQCSFGEEYYDFLESKEFEQSPEELQDVFLEMEKPHTNLHESAEEIVRISEEYENGLSSEKGQQKAEEIYLNQTEPSLEQIRNSFNDAEDIFYSQKEELAADIETQEERTRIIIVIGAIISVIIGGVTVYFLNSNITVPINNLKDILYRFSNHDFSYNEDSEAEKYLQRKDEIGEITNALATMQENVVGLIKRINQKVEQLASFSEELSASIEENTGAANEVSKAIDDISQGASTQAEETEDTSNKTEELGSLIEQDQSHIESLNETISKVDNLKKEGSTAMQDLDKKAVETNKSIKEIQEVIEETNQSAKTIEEASGQIADIAEQTNLLALNASIEAARAGEHGKGFAVVAEEIRKLAEKSNEYSANITKVINNLADKTDKAVSTMEKMNEIKDSENQVINETGEKFEGITEAIEETKQVIEKLNEAGRSMMQKKNEIVEKIQSLAAIAEENSSNTEESSASIEEQTSSLEEIAKSSEDLAKMAEEMQEEISKFDY comes from the coding sequence ATGCTCGATAATGTTTCAAGAACAAACGAAGAAGCAATCGAAAATATGGAAACGGTTATAACTTTTTTGGAAAGTGAAATTGATCATTTAGCCTGGGCCAATGGATTAGGTATAGCTACTTTTGTTCATGAAGAAAAATTTCAAGGCGAGCTTGATCCAACCCAATGTAGCTTTGGAGAAGAATATTATGACTTCTTAGAAAGTAAAGAGTTTGAACAATCACCAGAGGAGTTGCAGGATGTATTTCTTGAGATGGAAAAACCTCATACAAATCTACACGAATCAGCAGAAGAAATAGTTAGGATAAGTGAAGAATATGAAAATGGATTATCAAGCGAAAAAGGACAACAAAAAGCAGAAGAAATTTATTTAAATCAAACAGAACCCTCTCTTGAGCAAATAAGAAATAGTTTTAATGATGCAGAAGACATTTTTTACAGTCAAAAAGAAGAATTAGCGGCAGATATTGAAACCCAAGAAGAAAGAACTAGAATTATAATTGTTATCGGGGCAATAATCTCGGTAATTATTGGCGGAGTTACTGTTTACTTTCTAAATAGTAATATCACTGTTCCTATTAATAACTTAAAAGATATATTGTATAGATTTTCAAATCATGACTTTTCCTATAATGAAGATAGTGAAGCCGAGAAATATTTACAAAGAAAAGATGAAATAGGTGAAATCACTAATGCTTTAGCAACAATGCAAGAAAATGTAGTTGGGTTAATAAAAAGAATAAATCAAAAAGTTGAACAGCTTGCATCATTTTCTGAAGAACTTAGTGCCAGTATTGAAGAAAATACCGGTGCTGCTAATGAGGTGTCAAAAGCTATTGATGACATTTCCCAGGGAGCTTCTACCCAGGCCGAAGAAACAGAGGATACTTCTAATAAAACTGAAGAACTTGGCTCTTTAATAGAACAAGATCAAAGTCATATTGAAAGCTTAAATGAAACTATTAGCAAAGTAGATAATCTTAAAAAAGAAGGATCAACCGCAATGCAGGATTTAGATAAAAAGGCAGTTGAAACTAATAAATCTATTAAAGAAATACAGGAGGTAATTGAAGAAACTAATCAAAGTGCAAAAACTATTGAAGAAGCAAGTGGCCAAATAGCTGATATTGCAGAACAAACTAATTTGTTAGCTTTGAATGCTTCAATTGAAGCAGCAAGGGCAGGAGAACATGGCAAAGGTTTTGCTGTAGTTGCTGAAGAGATAAGAAAGCTAGCCGAAAAATCCAATGAGTATTCCGCTAACATTACAAAGGTTATTAATAATTTAGCTGACAAGACAGATAAAGCTGTCTCTACTATGGAAAAAATGAATGAGATCAAAGATAGTGAAAACCAGGTCATAAATGAAACTGGTGAAAAATTTGAGGGCATAACTGAAGCAATTGAAGAAACTAAGCAGGTAATTGAAAAGTTAAATGAAGCTGGAAGGTCTATGATGCAAAAGAAAAATGAAATAGTAGAGAAAATACAAAGTTTAGCGGCTATAGCTGAAGAAAATTCATCTAACACAGAAGAATCTTCGGCTTCAATAGAGGAACAAACCTCTTCGCTTGAAGAAATAGCCAAATCAAGCGAAGATTTGGCTAAAATGGCTGAAGAGATGCAAGAAGAAATATCAAAGTTTGATTATTAA
- a CDS encoding chemotaxis protein CheW — MSENSILTDHQYIVFELEKQIFGIDILKVQTIEVMLPITKIPSSFEYFEGIINLRGEVIPIISLKKKLDLKESESKQAKIITMYIRDAKIGIIVDEAKDVVRIANEDVDTSM; from the coding sequence ATGAGTGAGAACAGTATATTAACAGACCATCAGTATATTGTTTTTGAGCTCGAAAAACAAATATTTGGTATAGATATTCTAAAAGTACAAACAATTGAAGTGATGCTTCCTATAACTAAAATACCTAGTTCATTTGAATATTTTGAAGGGATAATTAACTTAAGAGGTGAAGTGATTCCAATTATTAGTTTAAAGAAAAAGCTTGATCTTAAAGAATCAGAAAGCAAACAAGCTAAAATTATAACTATGTATATAAGAGATGCTAAAATTGGTATAATTGTTGATGAGGCAAAAGATGTAGTTAGAATTGCTAATGAAGATGTAGATACTTCTATGTAA
- a CDS encoding alpha/beta fold hydrolase — MLIVVAAFIVESSYVEHKELIEQEKEEYPAPGTLVDINDDGDKLHVYGKGEGDTTLVFMSGLGTSSPVYGFKVLYNKLSNDYRIAVVERAGYGWSDISSSPRDIDTVLEETRAALELSG, encoded by the coding sequence TTGTTAATAGTGGTTGCAGCGTTTATAGTTGAAAGTAGCTATGTTGAACATAAAGAGTTAATTGAACAGGAAAAAGAAGAATATCCAGCACCAGGTACTCTTGTGGATATTAATGATGATGGCGATAAATTACATGTTTATGGCAAAGGGGAAGGAGACACAACTCTTGTTTTTATGTCGGGGCTTGGAACTAGCTCTCCAGTATATGGCTTTAAAGTGCTTTACAATAAGTTATCAAATGATTACCGAATTGCCGTAGTAGAGAGGGCTGGATATGGTTGGAGTGATATTTCCTCAAGTCCTAGAGATATTGATACGGTTTTAGAAGAAACCCGTGCCGCATTGGAACTTTCTGGTTAA
- a CDS encoding IS110 family transposase — MFFGGIDIAKHKHEVCIIDAEGNSVLSINIHNRKKGVDKLLSNFERLGITTDNCKFCLEATGHYWLSLYYHLTELGYEVHVINPIQSHAIRNFYIRKTKTDLKDAFILADMVRFGRLPQSELASETVMKLQTLSRHRFDLVRSVGDLKNKVLAILDRVFPEYPECFSGVFINSSKKLLQEFSSPEELADVDLSELTEFLKKHSRGRFGSDKAQQVKDLAKGTFGINLAADAYALELRLLMEQIEFVEDQINTIEEAIDQVMEEMRPSEDTEYRHVLETVPGIGPTLAAAIIGEVGDIHRFKNAKALVAFAGIDASVYASGEFEGSKNKMSKRGSPVLRHSLWMAAVSARRFNPELKEFYEKKKQEGKHSNVATGAVARKLVHMIFSLWKNNRPYQSNYKWSPDNNS; from the coding sequence ATGTTTTTTGGCGGTATTGATATTGCAAAACATAAGCATGAAGTTTGCATCATTGATGCTGAAGGTAATTCAGTTCTTAGTATTAATATTCATAATAGAAAAAAGGGTGTAGATAAACTTCTTAGTAACTTTGAACGCTTAGGAATTACAACTGACAACTGCAAATTTTGCCTTGAAGCTACAGGCCACTACTGGCTTTCTCTTTACTATCATTTAACAGAATTGGGTTATGAGGTTCATGTGATTAATCCTATCCAATCTCATGCCATCAGAAACTTCTATATCAGAAAGACCAAAACAGATCTAAAAGATGCTTTTATCTTAGCTGATATGGTCCGTTTCGGGCGACTGCCGCAGTCTGAGCTTGCATCTGAAACTGTTATGAAACTTCAAACTCTATCCAGACACCGCTTTGATCTTGTTAGAAGTGTTGGCGATTTGAAAAACAAGGTACTAGCTATCTTAGACAGAGTTTTCCCAGAATACCCTGAGTGTTTTTCTGGTGTGTTTATCAACAGTTCTAAAAAGCTTTTACAAGAATTTTCTTCCCCTGAAGAACTAGCTGATGTGGATCTTTCAGAGTTAACAGAGTTCTTAAAGAAACATTCAAGGGGAAGGTTTGGCAGTGATAAAGCCCAGCAGGTTAAAGATCTAGCCAAGGGAACCTTTGGGATAAATCTGGCCGCTGATGCTTATGCTTTAGAGCTTAGGCTTCTTATGGAGCAAATTGAGTTTGTTGAAGACCAGATAAACACTATTGAAGAAGCCATAGATCAGGTCATGGAAGAGATGCGTCCTTCTGAAGATACTGAGTATCGCCATGTGTTAGAAACTGTGCCTGGTATTGGACCTACCCTTGCTGCTGCCATAATTGGTGAAGTTGGGGATATCCACAGATTCAAAAATGCCAAAGCCCTTGTAGCTTTTGCTGGTATTGATGCTAGTGTGTACGCTTCTGGAGAGTTTGAAGGTTCTAAAAACAAAATGTCCAAAAGAGGGTCCCCTGTTTTAAGGCATAGCTTGTGGATGGCAGCTGTATCAGCTAGGCGGTTTAATCCTGAACTTAAAGAGTTCTATGAAAAAAAGAAACAAGAAGGTAAGCATTCTAATGTTGCAACTGGTGCTGTGGCTCGAAAATTAGTACATATGATTTTCTCTTTGTGGAAAAACAATCGCCCTTATCAAAGTAACTACAAGTGGTCTCCAGATAATAATTCTTAG
- a CDS encoding 3-hydroxyacyl-CoA dehydrogenase family protein has product MNIEKISCVGTGVIGASWATNFIIKGCYVNLYDVGEEELDRAISLVDNNLGFLVKKEVLTVEEKDYAKSLMKTTTSLEEAVKDVHLIQESVPEKYEIKQEILKEADSFAPEEAIFASSTSGLLISEIAKYSNNPFRCIGAHPYNPPHLIPLVEITKGEKSSQETIDRAYDFYKSIDKEPIVLQKEVLGFVANRLSLALYREAIELIMRGVCSVEDVDKAVTFGPGLRYATMGPSLLYHLGGGAHGIKGILHHIGPSVEKWWEDMATFTKIPDGFPEIAQEGVKEELKNRSKEFGNTEEEVIKFRDDILIELLKNHKKV; this is encoded by the coding sequence ATGAATATAGAAAAAATTTCGTGTGTAGGAACAGGGGTTATAGGGGCAAGTTGGGCTACTAATTTTATAATAAAAGGTTGTTACGTCAATCTTTATGATGTTGGCGAAGAAGAGCTAGATAGAGCAATTTCTTTAGTTGACAATAATTTAGGATTTTTGGTTAAAAAAGAAGTCTTAACAGTTGAGGAAAAAGATTATGCCAAATCACTAATGAAAACTACTACCTCTTTAGAAGAAGCCGTGAAAGATGTGCATTTGATACAAGAAAGCGTTCCCGAAAAATATGAAATAAAACAGGAAATATTAAAAGAAGCGGATAGTTTTGCTCCTGAAGAGGCGATTTTTGCCAGCAGTACTTCAGGATTGTTGATTAGTGAAATTGCTAAGTATTCAAACAACCCTTTTAGATGTATTGGTGCTCATCCATATAATCCGCCCCACCTAATACCACTGGTTGAGATAACAAAAGGTGAAAAAAGTAGTCAAGAAACGATAGATAGAGCTTATGATTTCTACAAAAGTATAGATAAAGAGCCGATAGTCCTTCAAAAGGAAGTGCTTGGGTTTGTAGCAAACAGGTTATCTTTAGCTTTGTATAGGGAAGCAATTGAACTAATCATGAGAGGTGTGTGTTCAGTAGAGGACGTAGATAAGGCGGTAACTTTTGGGCCAGGTTTAAGATATGCAACTATGGGGCCTAGCCTCCTTTATCATTTAGGTGGGGGAGCTCATGGAATAAAAGGAATACTTCATCACATAGGTCCTTCGGTTGAAAAGTGGTGGGAAGACATGGCTACTTTTACCAAGATTCCTGATGGATTTCCTGAAATAGCACAGGAAGGTGTTAAAGAAGAGTTGAAAAATCGCTCTAAAGAGTTTGGTAATACAGAAGAAGAGGTTATAAAGTTTAGAGATGATATACTTATAGAACTGCTTAAAAATCACAAAAAAGTATAA
- a CDS encoding GntP family permease, protein MLGVLGVIVALALIIFLAYKGVSIIAVSLFGSIVVILSNQVGIWVGLSEYYIDGFSDFAGTYLILFVFGSLFGKVMGDSGCASSISYKLLDKFGEEKSILVLILATVVLTYGGVNLFIVVFAAYPIAVVLFRNANLPKRLLVACIGLGGATITMTAFPGTPAIQNIIPSQVLGTPPTAAPIFGLVTGLVILVLGYMYIMRQARLAKEHGDGFVPGPRDNAQELSEEEKAKLPDWKLALLPMVIVIVLLIVLASVIELPAIFAVNIALLTGTIVTYLLNWIRIERPLETLNVGMQNSIMALINTSCIVGFGSVVQNVDAFQSFVNFAFNLPFPPLISVVFAVNIIAGITGSASGGLTIFMETMGTEYVNMGLDPEILHRVSSLSSGGLDSLPHSGAVITVLTVIGVTHKEAYKDLGMVTAAIPVAVTIIGALIYSLII, encoded by the coding sequence GTGCTTGGTGTTTTAGGAGTTATAGTTGCTTTAGCTTTAATTATATTTTTAGCTTATAAAGGTGTAAGTATAATAGCTGTATCTTTGTTTGGTTCTATAGTTGTAATACTTTCTAATCAAGTAGGTATATGGGTAGGTTTGTCGGAGTACTACATTGATGGATTTTCGGATTTTGCCGGGACTTACTTGATACTTTTTGTCTTTGGTTCTCTTTTTGGGAAAGTGATGGGAGACAGTGGATGTGCTTCTTCAATATCCTATAAGCTTCTTGATAAATTTGGTGAGGAGAAGTCTATTTTGGTGCTTATTTTGGCCACTGTTGTGCTGACCTATGGAGGGGTTAACCTTTTTATTGTGGTTTTTGCGGCATATCCTATTGCAGTTGTACTATTTAGAAATGCTAATCTGCCAAAAAGATTGTTAGTGGCTTGTATTGGTCTAGGTGGAGCTACCATAACTATGACAGCTTTTCCGGGTACCCCTGCCATTCAAAACATTATACCATCTCAGGTACTTGGAACACCACCTACTGCAGCACCAATTTTTGGGTTGGTAACAGGTTTGGTCATTTTGGTACTTGGTTATATGTACATTATGAGACAGGCTAGGCTGGCAAAGGAACATGGAGACGGTTTTGTTCCAGGTCCCAGGGATAATGCCCAGGAATTATCGGAAGAAGAAAAAGCGAAACTTCCTGATTGGAAGCTGGCATTACTGCCAATGGTAATAGTTATAGTACTTTTGATTGTCCTTGCAAGCGTTATAGAATTGCCTGCAATTTTTGCTGTTAATATAGCCTTATTAACAGGTACTATAGTCACTTATCTATTAAACTGGATTAGAATTGAAAGGCCATTAGAAACTTTAAACGTAGGTATGCAAAACAGTATTATGGCTCTAATTAATACCTCCTGTATAGTTGGTTTTGGCTCGGTAGTTCAGAATGTAGATGCTTTTCAGAGTTTTGTGAATTTCGCTTTTAACCTTCCCTTTCCTCCACTTATCTCAGTAGTGTTCGCTGTTAATATAATAGCTGGTATTACAGGGTCAGCTAGTGGAGGGCTTACTATTTTTATGGAAACTATGGGGACAGAATATGTAAACATGGGACTTGACCCAGAGATCCTGCACAGGGTTTCTTCCTTGTCATCTGGCGGCCTTGATTCCTTGCCCCACTCAGGTGCTGTTATAACTGTTCTTACCGTTATAGGAGTTACTCATAAAGAAGCATACAAAGATTTGGGGATGGTAACAGCAGCTATTCCAGTGGCAGTGACGATAATAGGTGCACTTATATACTCGCTAATTATTTAA
- a CDS encoding 3-keto-5-aminohexanoate cleavage protein, whose translation MTDKSNKRIINCAVTGSIHTPSMSPYLPITPEEIAKNAVDAAKAGAAAVHIHARDPEDGKPSSDLNIYRQIIDKIREEDEDVIICITTGGGAGMSVEERAAVVPEFKPELASMNAGSINWGLFPVKEKVPEFKFQWEPYMLDMTKDFIFENTFAAMEKICQIMYDNGTKPELEVYDTGHLYSIAYMLERGIVKPPIYLQFVTGILGGINSTPYDIMNLHTTADRLFGKNNYQWSVIGAGKAEFPAATMGLFLGGNVRVGLEDNLYLDKGNLAKNNAELVEKMVRIMREYDFEPATPDEAREMLNLK comes from the coding sequence ATGACTGATAAATCTAATAAAAGGATTATAAACTGTGCAGTAACTGGATCTATTCATACTCCAAGTATGTCGCCCTATCTTCCTATAACTCCGGAAGAGATTGCTAAAAACGCTGTGGATGCTGCAAAAGCAGGGGCTGCAGCAGTACACATTCATGCAAGAGATCCAGAAGATGGAAAGCCAAGTTCTGATTTAAATATCTACAGGCAGATAATCGATAAGATAAGAGAAGAAGATGAGGACGTTATTATATGTATAACTACCGGTGGAGGCGCAGGAATGTCGGTGGAAGAAAGGGCTGCTGTAGTACCTGAATTTAAGCCTGAGCTTGCCTCTATGAACGCAGGGTCTATAAACTGGGGGCTCTTTCCGGTTAAAGAGAAGGTGCCCGAATTTAAATTCCAGTGGGAGCCTTATATGTTAGACATGACTAAGGATTTTATATTTGAAAATACTTTTGCTGCTATGGAGAAGATTTGTCAAATCATGTATGACAATGGTACTAAACCTGAACTTGAAGTTTATGACACGGGTCATCTTTACAGTATAGCTTATATGCTTGAGAGAGGAATAGTAAAGCCGCCTATTTATCTGCAATTTGTAACAGGTATTTTGGGTGGTATAAATTCTACTCCTTATGACATCATGAACCTTCACACTACCGCAGATAGATTGTTTGGCAAAAATAATTATCAATGGTCTGTTATCGGAGCCGGCAAGGCGGAGTTTCCTGCAGCTACCATGGGACTTTTCCTCGGCGGTAATGTAAGAGTAGGTCTAGAAGATAATTTATATTTGGACAAAGGAAATCTCGCTAAAAATAATGCAGAACTTGTAGAAAAGATGGTTCGCATAATGAGGGAGTATGATTTTGAGCCTGCCACTCCGGATGAGGCCAGAGAGATGTTAAATCTAAAATGA
- a CDS encoding ketopantoate reductase family protein produces the protein MRVALMGAGSLGTIIGALAAKNGEDITLIDTNKEHIRALNENGATIVGKTEVNIPVTAITPDEMTGIYDIVLYLVKQTHNETALNQLLPHLSQDSVVCTLQNGVPENAVAELIGKERTIGGTVGWGATWEKPGVSRLTSETDKMTYDVGEIDGKRTERVDNVVEILNKTGQAYVTENLMGHRWVKLLVNATLSGMSASLGCTFGEVLDNKKALECVGHIGNEIIKVSRAMGIQLEPIQGHDLSILSFDSREEMEKKLPIYHKVFQPHRELKASMLQDLEKNQKTEVDGLNGVVSQMGRKYNVKTPLNDQVVKIIKDIEAGNLKHQFSNLDLFELPDIS, from the coding sequence ATGAGAGTAGCATTAATGGGTGCAGGATCTTTAGGAACTATTATTGGAGCTTTGGCTGCTAAAAACGGTGAAGATATTACTTTGATAGATACAAATAAAGAACATATAAGGGCATTAAATGAAAATGGTGCAACCATAGTAGGTAAAACAGAAGTAAATATTCCTGTTACTGCTATAACCCCTGATGAAATGACTGGAATTTATGATATTGTCCTTTACCTTGTAAAGCAAACACATAATGAAACAGCTCTAAACCAATTACTACCTCACCTAAGTCAAGATAGTGTAGTTTGTACCCTCCAGAATGGAGTGCCAGAAAATGCTGTGGCAGAACTTATTGGTAAAGAAAGGACAATTGGCGGTACTGTAGGTTGGGGGGCTACTTGGGAAAAGCCAGGAGTTTCAAGACTTACCTCTGAAACAGATAAGATGACTTACGATGTGGGGGAGATTGATGGGAAAAGAACTGAAAGAGTAGATAATGTAGTAGAAATTTTAAATAAAACAGGTCAAGCTTATGTGACAGAAAATCTAATGGGACACAGGTGGGTAAAGCTTTTAGTTAATGCTACCTTAAGCGGCATGTCGGCTTCTCTAGGATGTACCTTTGGAGAAGTTTTAGATAATAAAAAAGCTTTAGAATGTGTAGGTCATATAGGAAATGAGATTATAAAAGTTTCTAGAGCTATGGGTATACAACTTGAACCAATTCAGGGTCATGATTTGTCCATTCTTTCTTTTGACAGTAGAGAAGAGATGGAAAAGAAACTGCCTATCTATCATAAGGTGTTTCAACCCCATAGGGAACTAAAAGCGAGTATGCTTCAAGATTTGGAAAAAAATCAAAAAACTGAGGTAGATGGATTAAATGGAGTGGTATCTCAAATGGGAAGAAAATACAATGTCAAAACACCACTAAATGATCAGGTGGTTAAAATAATCAAGGACATTGAAGCTGGGAATTTAAAACATCAATTTTCCAACTTAGACCTTTTTGAGCTGCCAGATATTTCGTAA
- a CDS encoding sigma-54 interaction domain-containing protein produces the protein MSFEVESNQEILDAILNSTHDGIYIVDSEGKFIEANKGIERISGYKRDKLLGKTGLDLVEMGLIDESVTSKVFKTKKQMSILQTLKHDVVKEVLVTATPIMDKNNNIKYIVATLRDLTELINLKYECEKSKELTNQYFSQLQREKRTNKDIIANSAEMKKTLEIIERIAATETTVLLSGESGTGKDVMARLIHNSSSRSEKNFVTINCAAIPESLLESELFGYEGGSFTGAKTKGKVGSFGLADKGTLFLDEIGSFPLNLQGKLLRALETFEIQPIGAEKSKNVDVRIIAATNQDLEQLVKEGKFREDLFFRLNVVPITLPSLRDRREDIVPLIMYYLKKYNEKYKRKVAFEKEVFEIAENYSWPGNIRELRNIVERLVVISQEERIDYSHLPNKMLEEQSINSSCSINIQEILPLDNLLHEAEKALLNKAFLKYKTTRKIAKALGISQTSVVRKLKKYNIN, from the coding sequence ATTAGTTTTGAAGTAGAATCTAATCAGGAAATATTAGATGCCATATTGAATTCAACTCATGATGGTATTTATATAGTTGACAGTGAAGGGAAATTTATTGAAGCTAACAAAGGGATAGAAAGAATATCAGGTTATAAGAGAGATAAACTTCTTGGTAAAACAGGTTTAGATTTAGTAGAAATGGGACTAATAGACGAGTCGGTAACATCCAAAGTTTTCAAAACAAAAAAGCAAATGTCTATCTTACAGACCTTAAAACATGATGTCGTTAAAGAAGTTCTAGTTACCGCTACTCCAATTATGGATAAAAACAATAATATAAAATATATAGTGGCTACGCTAAGGGATTTGACGGAGCTAATAAACCTTAAATATGAATGTGAAAAAAGTAAAGAACTGACCAATCAGTATTTTTCACAGCTCCAAAGGGAAAAAAGGACTAACAAAGATATTATAGCTAATAGTGCCGAAATGAAAAAAACATTGGAGATTATTGAAAGAATCGCCGCTACTGAAACCACTGTCCTGTTAAGTGGTGAATCTGGTACCGGTAAAGATGTTATGGCTAGATTGATTCATAACAGCAGCAGCAGGTCTGAGAAGAATTTTGTCACAATTAATTGTGCAGCCATTCCCGAATCTTTGTTAGAGAGCGAGCTTTTTGGTTACGAAGGTGGTTCTTTTACTGGGGCAAAAACAAAAGGAAAAGTAGGTTCTTTTGGTCTAGCCGATAAAGGAACACTATTTTTAGATGAAATAGGCTCTTTCCCTCTCAATTTGCAGGGAAAACTTTTGCGTGCCTTAGAAACTTTTGAAATTCAACCTATAGGGGCAGAAAAATCAAAAAATGTGGATGTAAGAATTATCGCTGCTACCAATCAGGATTTAGAACAGCTGGTTAAGGAAGGTAAATTTAGAGAGGATTTATTTTTTAGACTGAATGTTGTCCCAATAACCTTGCCAAGCTTAAGAGATAGAAGGGAAGATATAGTTCCCCTTATTATGTATTATTTAAAAAAATATAATGAAAAATATAAAAGAAAAGTTGCCTTTGAAAAAGAGGTGTTTGAGATAGCTGAGAACTACAGTTGGCCTGGCAATATCAGAGAATTAAGAAATATTGTTGAGAGACTTGTTGTCATAAGCCAGGAAGAGAGGATAGATTATAGTCACTTACCAAATAAAATGTTAGAGGAACAATCCATTAACAGCAGTTGCAGTATTAACATACAAGAAATCTTACCGCTAGATAATTTATTACATGAAGCGGAAAAAGCTCTATTAAATAAAGCTTTTCTAAAGTATAAAACTACAAGAAAAATTGCTAAAGCTTTGGGAATAAGCCAAACTTCAGTAGTAAGAAAACTAAAGAAGTATAATATTAATTAA